TTCCTTTTACAATAATGAAACCAGTGGCAGTGGATGCCTGGTGACAGTGGAAACCATATCACCTGTCAAACAGAAAAGCAAGTTTTCCTTTTACTGAGAACTTATTTACCGTttgttctgtttcttttttgaGGAAGACCACCAACACTTTTAATATTCTCTTTTTGATGGGTTAAATCCCATATATGGTCTACTAAATTTATGGTGGGGCCTACATGGACTTTAACTAATCAAAGAGAGTGTGAGTGTTAGAAAGAGTGTAAAAAGAATGTGTTAGCACTTACCGTCTTGTCTACTGCTAATTGCTAGAACCTCTCACATTGTGCCACAGCTACAAATGGTCCAATGGAGCTCATgtgatatttttttcaaaaaataaacataaaaataaaaattgaccgAGTAACCACTTTTATACTCAAAGATAAAGATACAAGATCATTCACCTTAAAGACAAAAAAGAAATAAGCAAAATAGCCTGTAaaagacaaaaaagaaaaatcaatttagACCCTAAGATGAAGATTATGATCAATTTAGTCCTTAAAGATAAAAagataatcaattttagtccttggTAATACTAAACTGAACATCTTTTCATCTTAAGGAACTATTTTTCCTAATCCTAAATCTTGTAAGAAAAATGTTATTCCTTGATTCCTTGCCCCTTTTTTAATGCATTTAAGACATGGATAAAACAACTGAAGTTTAACTGATAAAAGAAGGAGCatcttaataaaatattttcagcATACATTAAAACCTAGTcaactttcttttccttttttctgtACCATAATTCTTCTCTCTTTATTTTCCTCCTTCTTAAAAAGCCCCCCCTTGATCGTGACTTCAAAGCAAGCAGCAACTTCTACTTAACATCTCCCTTTTCATCTTCACAGATATCATATCAGAGAGCTTCACAAGCGGAAAGATGGCCACTTCAGAGAGAAACATGCTGCTGAATTATGTCCCAGTTTTTGTCATGCTCCCAGTAAGTCATCCACAAACTATTGTGTTTCTAAGCTCCCAATTTATGCAATTGAATATAAAATACAGAATCAGCTTATATGTGTGTGCTAATTATCAATAACATGTTTTCCTGtttttctttgtaactccattagCTTGGAGTTGTAAGTGTTAGCAATGTCTTTGAAGACCCAGCTGGCCTCAAAGAACAGCTCCTGCAGCTGCGAGCAGCAGGAGTTGATGGGGTTATGGTTGATGTCTGGTGGGGGATCACAGAACAGAAGGGGCCTAAGCAGTATGATTGGGGTGCCTACAGGAGCTTGTTTCAGCTGATTCAGGAATGTGGCTTGAAACTGCAGGCGATCATGTCATTCCACCAATGTGGGGGGAATGTAGGGGATGCTGTTAACATTCCCATTCCCCAATGGGTACTTGACATTGGAGAATCAAATCCTGATATCTTCTACACTGACATCTCAGGTACCAGGAACAAGGAATATCTAACTGTTGGTGTAGACAACGAGCGTATCTTCCATGGAAGAACAGCCATTGAGGTGAGCCCTGTGAATTAGTATAATCTCTTTCTTATGACTAGCTTTCATGCCGTCATGTGATTTGCAACTCTGCAACAAAAATGACTAATATTACTTCAAACACAAAATTAAGTAAAATTTGTAGATTTGACTCGCATAAATGCATGTCTAAACAAAACATAACAAGTTTTATCCCGCTAAGTGAGGTCGGCAATATGGATCGCATTATCCATATTAAATACACGGTCAGTTTTACGTCGGCTGTCTCAGACCTAACACAATATTCCTCCTTTATCCAGGCTTAGACTGGCTATGACATATGTCCAGAACAAACTTGTTTGGGAATCCAGTTTCCAACAACATTGATATAGTATACTAAAACAAATAGATTCAGTATATCTGTTCATTTCAAATCAGATAATATTCATTTTGGATTTAAAAAGATTGACACAGTTCCGAGAACTTCTAAATGTACAGTTATAACTTATAATGATCTTGGACATTGAAGTAGTTGCTAATAATAATTTTGGGTTTAAACTTGTTGGTTTACCCAGCTATACAGTGACTACATGAAGAGTTTCAGAGAAAACATGTCAGATTTCTTAAAATCTGAACTTATTATAGACATTGAAGTTGGGCTTGGTCCAGCAGGAGAGCTCAGATATCCCTCTTATCCACAAAGTCAAGGGTGGGAATATCCTGGTATTGGAGAATTTCAGGTGAGTCTGGCCTGGCTTTcaaacaaaattgattttaactcGATCAAACTTGGATTTCAGCACTAAAAgcattagaaaaataaaattctgcAGTGCTATGACAACTATTTGAAGGCAGATTTCAAAGCGGCAGCAACAAGGGCTGGCCATCCTGAATGGGAACTACCAGATGATGCAGGCAAGTACAATGATGTACCACAATCTACTGAGTTCTTTAGATCAAATGGCACATACCTCACTGAGAAAGGGAAGTTCTTCTTGACTTGGTACTCTAACAAACTGCTGAACCATGGTGATCAAATCCTAGATGAAGCCAACAAAGCTTTCCTGGGCTGTAAAGTCAAATTAGCACTCAAAGTAAACTTCATGACACCTTAATCAACACTTGTCCCCTCCATTCTCTGCCAATTAATTAACCAACAACCATTGATAATAGGTCTCTGGAATCCACTGGTGGTACAAATCCGAAAGTCATGCTGCTGAGCTTACTGCTGGATATTACAACCTTGGTAATAGAGATGGATACCGTCCAATTGCAAGAATGCTGTCCCGTCATCATGCCATTTTGAACTTTACATGTCTTGAGATGAGGGATTCAGAACAAAGATCTGATGTCGATAGTGGACCAGAGGAACTTGTTCAGCAGGTAATgcattattataattttagttTAATGCTTGCTCTATATGTTAAAGATGACGCCAACGATAAATACTGTGTAGCAGTGGTAAAATTGCGATCCATTAACGTATGCTCAGGTATTGAGTGGAGGTTGGAGAGAACACATCGAAGTTGCTGGAGAAAATGCACTTTCAAGGTATGATGCCACAGCTTATAACCAAATCATATTGAATGCAAGACCACAAGGTGTCAACAAAGATGGCCCTCCAAAGTTTCGGATGTATGGAGTAACATACCTTCGTCTATCGGATGATCTACTGCAACAATCAAATTTTGACATATTCAGAAAGTTTGTGCAAAAGATGCATGCAGATCAGGTGAGCAGTGGTCATGCATGCACTAAAATAGATAATATTTTGAACTGTCTTCAGCTTCATAATACCTTGCTTCCTTATAACCCTCTCCTCGAATTGCAGGATTACTGTGCAGACCCTGGAAAGTACGGTCATATCATACCACCATTGAAGCGATCAGGGCCAAAGATACCCGATGATGTTCTTCTCAAAGCAACTGAACCTATGCCGCCGTTCCCTTGGGATTCAGAGACAGACATGGAAGTTGATGGTTGACTTTCCGGTTCCATGGGAAAATGATTGAAGATAACAGCTGGAAATAATATCTACCCTTCAGGTTAAGAATAAAGCAGCTACATCTGCAATATTCCCATCAATGTAGCAATCTCTAGACACCAGAAATATCTACTAGTGTGAAATTCTATGTGTGATTTCCGATCTACAAATTGAATAAACTATTTTATTGAACTTCCTCCAACTCTGATTTTGTCATGACATGAAAATTTCCATCCCTAAAATGGTGAAATCTATTCAAATGTGATTACTTAATCTTGTGCCCAACACCCAACATAAAGTTGAGTGTTGACGTGCCACCATAATCTGAGCGATCCATTTGAGAACCAAAGGAAAATAAGACACTAATCAGATTAGGAAGATACTCCTGCGGCATCTGTAATGCTAATGATGATGCCACAATGTGGCAATTTGAAAACATCTTAAAAATCTAGTCATGTAAGATAAAAAATCTGAAATTTTCTATGTTTGGACGTAAAATACTTATTTCTAATTATCATATTTCTAAAAACAAAAATCTGAAATTTTCATTATTTCGgatttaattttgtattttaacAAACTTCCATCAACTCACCAATACCCACCGCATGAGCATATACCATCTCTAAAATGGTGAAACCTACAGATATCTCGCATGATAATCTCTCGACTCATAAGCTTAGAAACCATTTTCATTACAGTGTGGCAATCTACACACACACGAAgattcttggttattctgattgTGGTTCCTGGACCAGTGTTAATAAGGGCAAAAGCAAGTGCCAACCTCTCACTATGATCCCAGAGCATTTTCTCCTTTACTTCTGCCTCAACATCATAAAGAACTGAACTAGTGTCAGGCATGTACCCCACTTTCTTCAGTTGCTCATTCAAGTCTTTCAGTTTGGCATAAATATCATCTGACTGTTGGTGGGACGTATCTCCAGCAAAAAATTGATGAACCATCTTATTTAGCTCAAAAAAACTGTAACTAGGTGGTTTCCTCAATCTCTTCTTTGTTACCTTTTTCCTCACCTTTTGAACATCCTTCCACCGTTTCTCAGCAGCATAGATGTTGGAAAGGCAAACATAGCCGCTCACTTTATTTGGATCCATTTCAAAAAGCTTCTGGGCTGATATCTCTGCTAACTTGACATTCCGATGTAATCTGCAAGCAGAAAGAAGAGCAGTCCAAACATCCTCATTAGGTTTCAATTTCATGTTGTCTATAGTTGCATATGCTTCATCTAATTTTCCTGCCCTGCCAAGTAGATCCACCAAACATGAATAATGAGTGGTTGTAGGCTCCACATTGTAGTCTCTGGTCATTTTATAGAAAATTTCTTTACCCTCATCCACTAATCCAGAATGACTACAAGCTGATAAAACTGCCGTGAAAACGCCCTCATCTGGAGTAATATTTTTACCTAACATTTCATTGAAAATGGAAATGGCCTCTCTTCCCTTGCCATGAATTCCAAATCCTGTAACCATAACTGTCCAGGAAGCCAAACTTTTATCAGGAATCTCATTGAAAGCGCGATGTGCACAAAGGAAACTTCCGCAGTTAGCATACATGCTTATTAGGGAAGTTCCCACAGCAGTATTCATTCCATAACCCTTTTTAACAAGATATGAGTGAACAGATGAACCCAATAGCAAGGCCGAGATTCGACTACAAGCCCCAAGCACAGAAATAACAGTCACTTCATCAGGAACTGCACCTCCTATAAACATTTGACCGAAAAGTTCCAGAACTTGAAAAGCACCCCCACACTTTTCATAGCCAGAAATCAATGAATTCCACGATACAGTATCCTTCACTGCTAACCCTTCAAATAGTTTCCTTGCACCAGATATGAAATCACAATTGCAGTACATATCAATCATTGAATTCGTCACAAACTCATTATTAGACAGTCTCCCACTATTCCTAACAACATAACCATGAACCGCTTTCCCCAGCTTCAAATCCATAAGATCACCACAAGCGCTGAGTAAGGCAAGCATGGTGGTCCCATCTCCAACCAAGCCAGATCTTCTCATGTGAtcaaaaaccacaaaagcatCCCCCGCCTCACCATTCTTCACATACCCCGACATCATCGTGTTCCACGAAGTCAAATCCCTCACAGGCATTTTATCAAACACCAACCTCGCAGTTCCCATATCACCAAATTTCAAATACATCGAAATCAAAGAATTTCCCACATAAACATCCGACTCCAACCCATCAACCACCACCAAACCATGAACTCTTATCCCCATTTCACGAAGCAGAAGGTCCCCACAAGCCTTGAGAACAAAAGGGTAGGTGAAATTATCAGCCTTCTGTCCAAAACTCAGCATTTCACGGTACAAAACAAGGGACCTCGAGCTCGAGTTTCCACCAGCGCTACAAGCATAGCCCCTGATCATAGAATTCCATAAGAATGAATTCTTGAAGACGATTTGATCGAATATGAGTTGTGCTTGAGGCATGCGGCCACAGGCGGCGTAGCAGGCGGCGAGCTTGGTGGAGAGGTAGGTGTTTTGGAGGAGAGTGCCGCAGGTGATGATGTGGGCATGGAGTTTCTGGGCTTGTGTGAATGATTTGGAGTTGGTGAGTGATTGCAACAAGGTTCCGCATTGTAGAGAATCGAGGGGGAGTGTGAGGGTAGGAGCATTGCGGAGaagggttgttgttgttgtcttcATGAATGATGAAGGTGGAGATTACTTACTACATGTACGAGGAGAAGAGAACAGAACATGAAACAAGACAATGGAAAGGagggaaaacaaaaacaaaaacaatgaaaaaaaattggatgaaaAATTAAAAGTGGAGATGCGGGGTATCGATCCCCGTACCTCTCGCATGCTAAGCGAGCGCTCTACCATCTGAGCTACATCCCCATTTGATAATCTAgtcaaatatattatatataaataatatttaattgtaAAAAAGATTTGAACCAGTATCtgttttgtttgtttctttttcttcaaaagGAATAATAATTCTGAACGTGACAAAGTAGGGCTTGATGTGTCTGAACTGAACAAATTGTATCATGAATCATGATTAATGAGAAGTAAAAGGACTAATGTACAAACATTTGATAAATACCATGTTCTAAGGGCTTGTTTGATATGATGTATAGTATAAGACATTATAGTATTACATGGGTTGATGGGCTCAAAGGGTTGTGACGAGTTATGATAAATACACATCtctccacttcttttccaccttcatttctatctatttctcttttctctattcatcaaatcacatatcacatctttactttctctctctcttccttcacctctccacacctcatttttgaggtgtgaaggTATAATTATTCGGTTGTATAAGAGCATGGGCTCGCATATGCATCATAATGTGTTTCTGGAAGAGCTTACGACAGTGGCGACGACAGTGGATTGTGTCATGAGCATGGACTTGGAGCGGGTTGTGATTGAAACAGGTTCGCTAGAGGCGGTTAACCTCCTCTCATCGTCTTCGAGTTTAGAGCATCACCCCTTCGAGGAGATGCTGTAGTCTGTGGTCCGCCTAAGGGAGGAGCATGGGAGCTTGGTTATTCAGCATGTATACAAGGAGGCTAATGAGCTAACGAACTATTTAGCTCAAGTGGGGTCGAGTTTCCCGTTTGGGACCCATTGGTTTGATTCTCCTTTTGGTGAGTGCCACAAAATTTTAGTGACTGACTGTTCAGAGGGCTTGTCCCCGGTCTCTATCTCTGCGTCCATTTAGTGTGTTGAGTTTTCCCCCttccttgtaacaaaaaaaaagtcaatgACTCAATTCATATTTAAGTATTAACATGCCTTGCAAAACACCCTCGTCTTTTCCTAGTGTAAGATAAATGAGAAGAGTTGTGTTCGTGACTTGATcaaggaaaattaaaaaatcaccTGATTCGAATCAGTAACATTAGGCTTTTGTAGTGGAGCATAGAAAATGAAACCCAAATCTCAACACACATCGGTTTAAGGATGAGCAGTGGTTGATTTCAAGTAAGAAATCCCGAAACCGACACAAATTGAGGATGCATGAGCATCATCCATTTGCGACATGCTGACTCGTTAGGTGAATCAGGCTATGGGTACCTTGAGTGAATGGTGATTAAGGGGATATATCTATGGTAATAAATCACTATTTATACATACCGTTCAATGATTAAACTCTTGACTAAATGCTTAAAAAACTCAGCTATTTACCAATTGTACTCGCTTTGGTTCAAAGTGAGTTTTAGTTTACTCTATCTTCAAAAAGTGAAATTCCTTATTTAATGTCACTCATTTAATTTCAAGCACCAATAAAGAGCATATATGGCATAACAAGATTAGAAATATCATTGCATTAAATAAGATATAATATGAAGGGCAATGAAGTAAAAACAAATtagtaaacaaaaaaaacatgaaaagacATGAATGACATCACGGGTGTCCCACATAGTTCTCCCCACGCCCCTTTTTTGACTTCAACGCATCGTTGTCTTTCTCTCTCCTCTGACGCCTCCTCCTCCCACCACCCAGCGAGcacaaccaacaacaacaacaccaagAAACTTTCGAATGATCATCATCTACAACAACATAATTCTTGCTAATTCTTAACATTTGATTGTTTCTTCCCTTCAACATTGCATTATATTCAATTCTCTCCTATTACATTCTCACATTTCCAGCCTCATTCTTGGGTTTTCAACCTTTGAGAAAAAGTTGCAAGAGTTTGGATATTTCTACAAGCTCATTCTGTTTCTGGGGTTGGATAAAAATATAGCAAGAGAGAAGGAACTTTGAAAGTTCAATGAGATATGAGATGGGAATTTTGCGTTTGGGTTGGTGAATTTGATAGCAATGGAATTGACAAGACCCGGTTATGCGGTTATTTATGTCATCCTCCTTTGCGCGTTGGCTCAAGGGGGCTCAGAGGGGAAGAAGGGGAAGGACGAGGATTTTTCTAGCTGTGCTGGTGGAGGACCATCTTTCTCATCTTCCTTTCATGTTCATGGAAAACAGGTA
This portion of the Lotus japonicus ecotype B-129 chromosome 3, LjGifu_v1.2 genome encodes:
- the LOC130746993 gene encoding putative pentatricopeptide repeat-containing protein At3g11460, mitochondrial, yielding MKTTTTTLLRNAPTLTLPLDSLQCGTLLQSLTNSKSFTQAQKLHAHIITCGTLLQNTYLSTKLAACYAACGRMPQAQLIFDQIVFKNSFLWNSMIRGYACSAGGNSSSRSLVLYREMLSFGQKADNFTYPFVLKACGDLLLREMGIRVHGLVVVDGLESDVYVGNSLISMYLKFGDMGTARLVFDKMPVRDLTSWNTMMSGYVKNGEAGDAFVVFDHMRRSGLVGDGTTMLALLSACGDLMDLKLGKAVHGYVVRNSGRLSNNEFVTNSMIDMYCNCDFISGARKLFEGLAVKDTVSWNSLISGYEKCGGAFQVLELFGQMFIGGAVPDEVTVISVLGACSRISALLLGSSVHSYLVKKGYGMNTAVGTSLISMYANCGSFLCAHRAFNEIPDKSLASWTVMVTGFGIHGKGREAISIFNEMLGKNITPDEGVFTAVLSACSHSGLVDEGKEIFYKMTRDYNVEPTTTHYSCLVDLLGRAGKLDEAYATIDNMKLKPNEDVWTALLSACRLHRNVKLAEISAQKLFEMDPNKVSGYVCLSNIYAAEKRWKDVQKVRKKVTKKRLRKPPSYSFFELNKMVHQFFAGDTSHQQSDDIYAKLKDLNEQLKKVGYMPDTSSVLYDVEAEVKEKMLWDHSERLALAFALINTGPGTTIRITKNLRVCVDCHTVMKMVSKLMSREIIMRDICRFHHFRDGICSCGGYW
- the LOC130746994 gene encoding beta-amylase, translated to MATSERNMLLNYVPVFVMLPLGVVSVSNVFEDPAGLKEQLLQLRAAGVDGVMVDVWWGITEQKGPKQYDWGAYRSLFQLIQECGLKLQAIMSFHQCGGNVGDAVNIPIPQWVLDIGESNPDIFYTDISGTRNKEYLTVGVDNERIFHGRTAIELYSDYMKSFRENMSDFLKSELIIDIEVGLGPAGELRYPSYPQSQGWEYPGIGEFQCYDNYLKADFKAAATRAGHPEWELPDDAGKYNDVPQSTEFFRSNGTYLTEKGKFFLTWYSNKLLNHGDQILDEANKAFLGCKVKLALKVSGIHWWYKSESHAAELTAGYYNLGNRDGYRPIARMLSRHHAILNFTCLEMRDSEQRSDVDSGPEELVQQVLSGGWREHIEVAGENALSRYDATAYNQIILNARPQGVNKDGPPKFRMYGVTYLRLSDDLLQQSNFDIFRKFVQKMHADQDYCADPGKYGHIIPPLKRSGPKIPDDVLLKATEPMPPFPWDSETDMEVDG